Sequence from the Acidobacteriota bacterium genome:
CAAAGATTTGCCACAGAGGCACAGAGGCACGGAGCAAGACGGAGAACGTTGCCAACACGGTGAAAAAGCTCTGTGCCTCTGTGCCTCTGTGGCTAACTTGTTCGTGGCTTGCGTAAGTCCTGTTGACTTCACTCGGAGGCTGCCTTAAAAGCTTGCTTGTCTTTGCTGGCCGTGTTCCCAACACAAATTTCATCACATCGTCTAGGAGGTTTTCGCTTTGTCACGTAACGATCACAACAAGAGGAAAGGCTATGTCCCGAAGGATGCCCGTTCGTCATCATCATCGGAGTCAGGCATCAACTGGGTCTTTTATGGCGCGCTCTTTCTGATTGCCGTCGCCATCGGCACTTATTTGCTGACGGGCCGTGGCGGTTCTGAAGTCGAAACGCCTTCTGGCTTGAAATACGTTGATCAGAAAGTCGGCGACGGCGCGAGTCCCGCGCCCGGCAAAATGGTCACGGTGCATTACACCGGCACGCTGGAGAACGGCACCCAGTTCGACAGTTCAGTCGGGCGCGGCCAGCCGTTCACCTTCAAAATCGGCACCGGCTCGGTCATCAAAGGCTGGGACGAAGGCGTGATGTCCATGAAAGTCGGCGGCAAACGCAAACTCATCATCCCGCCCGATCTCGGTTACGGCAAGATGGGTAGCCCGCCGAAAATTCCCGGCAATTCCGTTTTGCATTTCGACGTGGAATTGCTCGACGTGAAGTAACGCCAGATAAACATCGGCGCGGCAGTCTCACGCCTTACTTGAAAGGTACACGGATCATGGCTCACGGCATGAACTATTGGACGCTGCTGGTTTTCGCGCCGGTGTTGGTGCTGGTGGGAGTGCTCGGTTTTGTCATTCCCGTCAGCAAGGCGCTGACGAGCGGCGCGGCACCGTACAACATCTTCCACATCATTTTCGGCTTGCT
This genomic interval carries:
- a CDS encoding FKBP-type peptidyl-prolyl cis-trans isomerase translates to MVTVHYTGTLENGTQFDSSVGRGQPFTFKIGTGSVIKGWDEGVMSMKVGGKRKLIIPPDLGYGKMGSPPKIPGNSVLHFDVELLDVK